Proteins from a genomic interval of Acomys russatus chromosome 19, mAcoRus1.1, whole genome shotgun sequence:
- the LOC127203599 gene encoding vomeronasal type-1 receptor 4-like, translating to MDFWNLAIKIGFLLQTTTGVLGNFSLIFYYLGVYYRECKLKPTDLILMHIMAANALTSLSTGVPHTMAVWGWKQFFNDFGCKCIVYIQQISRSVSIGTTCLLSVFQAMTIKPRKSCWNHRGKAEKSIGCCLFIIWVLYLLINFIFFVYPFSKTNTKNVTTKRDFEYCSIVRSDQIIEALYAALVVCPEVFLSGLIAWSSGSMIVLLLKHKQVAQHIRSTHNSSRTSPESRATQHILSLVSVFLCFYTLSSFLRGCIALLSKHNWWLGNITPFISLCFSSFGPFVLMNHYSVMPRLSLFQMRNKPP from the coding sequence ATGGATTTCTGGAATCTGGCAATAAAAATTGGTTTTTTATTACAAACAACCACTGGAGTTTTGGGAAATTTCTCTCTTATCTTCTACTATCTAGGTGTTTACTACAGAGAATGCAAACTAAAGCCCACAGATTTGATTCTCATGCATATAATGGCAGCCAATGCATTGACCAGCCTCTCTACAGGAGTTCCCCACACAATGGCAGTTTGGGGATGGAAGCAGTTCTTCAATGATTTTGGATGCAAGTGCATAGTATATATTCAACAAATTTCCCGGAGTGTGTCCATTGGAACCACATGTCTCTTGAGTGTCTTCCAGGCCATGACAATCAAACCTAGGAAATCGTGTTGGAATCATAGAGGCAAAGCTGAGAAGTCCATTGGATGCTGCCTATTTATTATCTGGGTTTTGTACTTGttgataaatttcattttctttgtgtacccatttagcaaaacaaacacaaaaaatgtgACAACAAAGCGAGATTTTGAATACTGCTCCATTGTAAGGAGTGATCAAATTATTGAAGCCCTCTATGCAGCATTGGTAGTGTGTCCTGAAGTTTTCCTTTCTGGGCTCATTGCGTGGTCCAGTGGCTCCATGATTGTCCTCCTGCTCAAGCACAAGCAGGTGGCTCAACACATCCGCAGCACTCATAATTCCAGCAGAACTTCCCCTGAGTCCAGAGCCACACAACACATCCTGTCCctggtgtctgtctttctgtgtttttatactCTATCCTCCTTCTTAAGAGGCTGCATTGCTCTGTTGTCTAAACACAACTGGTGGCTAGGAAACATCactcccttcatttctctttgtttttcctcttttggacCTTTTGTTCTTATGAATCATTACTCTGTCATGCCCAGACTTAGTTTGTTCCAGATGAGGAATAAACCCCCTTAA
- the LOC127203592 gene encoding vomeronasal type-1 receptor 4-like, with protein sequence MNFWNLALKIIFLSQTTTGILGNFSLLFCYLGLYYRECKLKPTDLILMHLTAANALIILSAGVPHTMAVWGLKQFLPEFGCNFIVYIQQSARSVSIGTTCLLSVFQAVTISSRKSCWTDHKAKAEKYIGCCMLIIWVLYLLVNFIFFVYPFSKRNTKNVTTKRDLEYCSTVGSDPIGESLYAAFVVCPEVLLSGPIAWSSGSMIVLLLRHKQLVQHIRSTHNSSRTSPESRATQHILSLVSIFLGFYTLSSFLRGCISLLPKHNWWLVNITPLISLCFPSFGPFVIMNHYSVMPRLSLFWIRNKPP encoded by the coding sequence ATGAACTTCTGGAACCTGGcactcaaaataattttcttatcaCAAACAACCACTGGAATTTTgggaaatttttctcttttgttctgctATCTAGGTCTTTACTACAGAGAATGCAAACTGAAGCCCACAGATTTGATTCTCATGCATCTAACAGCAGCCAATGCCTTGATCATTCTTTCTGCAGGAGTTCCCCACACAATGGCAGTTTGGGGATTGAAGCAGTTCTTGCCTGAATTTGGATGCAATTTCATAGTGTACATTCAACAAAGTGCCCGGAGTGTGTCCATTGGAACCACATGTCTCTTGAGTGTCTTCCAGGCTGTCACCATCAGTTCTAGGAAATCGTGTTGGACAGATCATAAAGCCAAAGCTGAGAAGTACATTGGATGCTGCATGCTTATTATCTGGGTTTTGTATTTGTTggtaaatttcattttctttgtgtaccctttcagtaaaagaaatacaaaaaatgtgACAACAAAGCGAGATTTAGAATACTGCTCCACTGTAGGGAGTGATCCAATTGGTGAGTCCCTCTATGCAGCATTTGTGGTGTGTCCTGAAGTCCTTCTTTCTGGACCCATTGCGTGGTCCAGTGGCTCCATGATTGTCCTTCTGCTCAGACACAAACAGTTGGTTCAACACATCCGCAGCACTCATAATTCCAGCAGAACTTCCCCTGAATCCAGAGCCACACAACACATCCTATCCCTGGTGTCtatctttctgggtttttatACTCTATCCTCCTTCTTAAGAGGTTGCATTTCTCTGTTGCCTAAACACAATTGGTGGCTAGTGAACATCACTCCCttgatttctctttgttttccctcttttggACCTTTTGTTATTATGAATCATTACTCTGTTATGCCCAGACTCAGTTTGTTCTGGATAAGGAATAAACCCCCTTAA